The nucleotide sequence ATTAACCTTTTCTTAACCTGGCCTGAGCCATCAATTTAGGCACAACACAATTCTGGTACGTTGAGGTGGTCCATGATAGTCAAGGTAcacatataagaaataaattCCAGAGAGCACCCTTGGAAACAAAAAGTGTGTGCTTGTTAAGTCATACCAGCGCAGGCACACATTAGTCAGGCGAAACAGGTTAACGGGGCCTCCAGGGCGGCTTCCCACTGTGAGTCCTTAGCGCTTAGGGCTTTCTGTCCGGTCCAGATAATTCAGTTGAGTtcctagtttatttatttagacGGCACCATGCAgcattgggatcttagttccccacccggggttgaacccgtgccctctgcagtggaagctcgaagtcctaaccactggaccgccaggaatgTCCCAAGTCCCTAGATTTGGAAGCATTGCCAGGAGGCAGGCAGTTTCAATCAGTTTTGCTTGTCTTTGATGTCAGTTAATTTGCTTCATGAGTGGGGACAACATCTACAGGTGTTCTTCCTGGAAACGCAGAAGCTGAGGACATTCCCTGCTGTGTCATAGTCAGCATGTTAGGTGTGATCATAGGCTCAGCAGTCTGTCTGCATCCAAGACCTCAAAGCATCTTGTGAAGGCAATATTGGCATTCAGAAgcagttctttctctctctctctctccggcTGTGCCAGGAGAgttacgggatcttagttccctgaacagggattgaattctaggccctggaagggaaagcacagagtcctaaccactggactgccagagaattcccccaGGAGCAGTTCTGAAAGACAGCAGTTATAGAAAGTAGAAATCATTGATGCCCACCTATCCCTGCATCTCACAGGTGTTGgcgttttgtttttttctgttatcaCTTAATCAGTATGTCTCATGCAGTCATCTTAACTTTACATTTTTTCCCAATCATTTTTTCTTCTGATCTAGACTTTTCAGCAGGAAGGGTTTGGAATAAGGAGAGTGTTGAGAATTTAGCTAAGCTACTCCATGCTCTTGTGTCTCGACATCCATTTTGTTTGGCCAACGGGCCAGCAGTGACCTGAAACTGACAGAAGCCCCCTTAGGTAAACCCATGCCCTAGATGGCAGCTCACAGAATCACAAGGAAGTGTAAGTTCCCGATACGACTTCCTCAAAGGCCCTTGCAATCAACGGTCTCCCCTGCTTCCCAGTGCCGCCTTACactctcttgctgctgctgcagctgctaagtcacttcagtcgtgtccgactctgtgcgaccccatagacagcagcccaccaggctcccccgtccctgggattctccaggcaagaacactggagtgggttgccatttcctcctccaatgcatgaaagtgaaaagtgaaagtgaagtcgctcagtcatgcccgactcttagtgaccccatagaccgcagcctaccaggctcctctgtccatgggattttccaggcaagagtactggagtggggtgccatggccttctccgtACACTTTCCTAGATAAGACCAATAAGACCTTCATGGGACTTATCAAAACACTGCTCTTTTGGTTTGAACTGACCAATCTGGCCTTAACCTGGGGATTGCAAAGCACTCTACCCTATAGACTCATAAAAACATGTTCCGCAGGCCCTGCTTCTCTCCGTCTGCACTCTGCCTTGACCTACCCATGGGACCTCTCAAGGCATGCCAGGTACTTCCTCCAGGATCTgtaagtatttaatttttctctattttaatttctcttgtgaTCTGTTGTTGAAGTGCGGCTCACAACTGACACCCTGAACTCCACCTAATAagtgttaaattaattaattcaaacagaggaatagatggatttacatagaaaaacatttttaataaacttaacCAGAAAGACACATCATGTTCAGGAACTTGTAGGACAAAATCCTGAATTTTCAAGTTTGCACAATGTGATTTACATAACCCCAATCCCTATCTACTGATCATTTATTTGGTAAATAGCCTGGAGAAGCTCAATCTCTGTTTGGGGATTTAATACTAAAAATTCCTAACCAAGAAAGAAAGGTGAGTGAATTAGAATCAGGTTACCAGTCCACTGTTGTCAATTTCCAGTAATGTTATTAGTAAAACCCAAACACAAGTCAATAACTGTGAGATATCCTTGGGAAGGGGGGTGAGAACCCTATCTTTTAGGAGTGGATGGAGAGTATCACTCCCCGTAATATGCTGTCTCCCAACTTGGAGTTTTGACAGGAATCACAAGTTTCTTATGATTAATCATCTCAGATGCAATTAGTCCCTACATTAGATAGAGTTACTAGCATCTTGGTTTCAGATGGTCCCGTCAGAGAACAAACCCTTTCCCATGGGCATCTGCAAGTGACCCATGGGGTTCAGTAAGCATCCATAATGTCTTTATAGTTTATGGCCCCACAAGGTGGAAGGGGAGGATGCCTCACATCTCCCAGAGCCTGAATTCTATTCACTGAGCCTATGTCTGCTCTCAGAAGTTGGAGCAGTCTATCGCAATCATTACATGACgttgcatgcatgttcagtcactcagttgtgtccaacactgcAACCTCCATggagccgccaggctcctctgtccatgggatttcccaggcaagaatattgaaatgtgctgctgtttcctcctccaggggattttcccgacgcagggattgaacccacatctcctgtggctcctgcattggcaggcagattctttaccactgagccaactggcaAGCCCCTCAGCCTACCgttgctgctgctgatgctgctaagtcgcgtcagtcgtgtccgactctgtgcgaccccatagacggcagcccaccaggctcccccgtccctgggattctccaggcaagaacactggagtgggttgccatttccttctctaatgcatgaaagtgcaaagggaaagtgaagttgctcagtcgtgtccgactcttcgtgaccccatggactgcagcctaccaggctcctccgtccatgggattttccaggcaagagtactggagtgggttaggtCCAGGTAAATGGGATCTCTGAATCCAGGACTCCAAAAAggactttttttctttagcagcagcagagccaagAGACGATTGGGCCAGACAGTGAGGTTCCAAGTCCCTTTTATCCTGCCAAACTTAAAGTTCAAATTGACCCATTCAAAAATATGCACATTAGGCTGGAAAATCATCAGCCTCTAAGAATTAGACATCTGATTTTGCAAGAACTTATTAGCAAATTAAAACCTgacttttaaaactcaaaagtAGATTTTCCTATAgggattttctctccttttatgtTGTCTACCTTTCTCATAGGCTCCAACAGGCAAAAATCTTAGCAAAAATAATCAGTTGTGAGATTTTAATAGCCAGCATTTAAATTTTAACCCATCCACCAGCAGCAAAAAGCAAGGATTTTATGTTCTACCAACACCTTTTATTGGGGAGCTTTCCCTGATTGGGATAATCCCTCTAACATACATGAAATTATAGGCATATagtattttaatcagtttttgtcatacatccaGAAGTAgtagccacacacaaaaaagtcattttttaaaaaagtctctcccattctttctctctccctctttctttttttcattgcaaGTTTGTACAACCCCCTCAACACTTTTCAGGACTGGCAGTACAGCTGCTGAGAAATCCCAGCTGGAATGTAAGGGGCTGCTATACCAGAGGACAGAgtattgcttttcccttctcctttatTTCTGGTTTATCTGAAGCTTGCTTTAGCCTTGGCACTGACAATCTTTTCCCCTCCCACtgggagaaaagaacaaaacccTGAGGCATCATCCAGTTTGCAATTGCAATTTTTAATCTTGTCACTTTAGCTACCATTGCCAAAAGCAATCAAGACATTCAATGATTCTCCTGGAgttgcatgtatcattttgaaattCCATAGGTAATGTTTACCTTTCACAACAGACATCATCTCTGCTGATGTTTCATACCACAGATGACTAGGTAGCCAGTTTGCATCAAAAGTTTATCATTGTGTCCCCTTCATCCTTTTTCCAGACACTGCTTAGCCACATTTCAGTGAGTTGGGGTTGTTTTAGTGAATCCCACTTTTGACACCAGCTGCCAGCCCCCAGTTCAGGGATTTGCTGGAATAATCCCCAAGACTTGTCACTTCGTTGTACTTATGGATAAAATTTATTACACTGAGAGGATATagaatcagaaagggaaagacatactGGGTGAAGTCTGAAGGATACCAAGAATAAGCCTCCAAAATTCCCTTTCCATTTCACTCCCGTAAAATGTGCTTAATTTTACCAGCAATAAGTTGTGGTAACATGTGTGAAACATTGTTCAAAGGCTCATTAAAGACTTAATGCCCAGGGTTTTTACTGGGTAATGGTCATGTAGGCAGCTTCCTGTGATTCGTTTCACAGGAAGTCTGTGGTCCTCGAAAGTTCTTGTGTTAAAGCTTGACCCTCATTGTGTacttggagatggggccttttgGAAGATAAGTAGATCCTGAGGGTGGAGTCTCGGGAATGGGATTAGTTCCTTTGTGATAATTTTATATGTCAGTTTTACTGGCTATGGGGGTACCTACACTAAACATTATTTGGGGGGATATCTGTGAGGATGTTTctagattagcatttgaatcagtggGCTCGGTAAAGTAAATTGGCCATTGTGGGTGGGCATCAATCAATTGAGGACTGGCATAGAACAGAAGGCaaatgaaggtgaaagtcacccttttttctttcctcactgCTTGAACTGAGCTATCTCATCTCATCTTCTCTGTGCTTGGACTGGGACTTATAGCCTTGCTTTCCATGGAGGCCCTTGGACTTAGACTGAATTACACCACTTACTTTCTTGGGTCTCCAGCTAGCAGACTGGCAGATTGTGGGGTTTCCCAGTCTATAATTGCATGAaccaattcatatatatatacacacacacacatataagcacATACCTTTTTTCTGCACGTTTCcaatatttgaattgtttttgcCTGTAAGGCattaaggacttcccaggtggcagtagtagtaaagaaactgcctgtcaagacaggagatgcaagagactcaggttcagttcctgagttgggaaaataccctggagtaggaaatggcaacccactccagtattcttgcctggaaaaatcccatggacagaggagcctgggggactgtagtccacagggtcgcgaatagttggatacgactgagtgactgggcacatAAGGTGTTAAGGGGAGagctccctggtggctgagctggtaaagaatccgcctgcaatgcaggagaccctgggtcaggaagatcccctggagaagggataggccacccactccggtatttttgggcttccctggtgactcagttggtaaataattcacctgcaaaaaaaaaaaaaaaaaagaattcacctgcaatgtgggagacctgggttcaatcccttggttgggaagatcccctggagaagggaaaggctacccactccagtattggcctggagaattccatggattgtatagtccatggggtcacaaagagttggacttgactgagtgactttcaccctCAGAAGTGCAAGAGACAGATATTATTCAAAGAGATTTTAAGATAAAGTCCTATTTCCTTTTCCCTACAATACTTTGAAATGATTAGATATCTGCTCTGGGTtctccaccccctgcccagattttttttttttccccagaaattgGAAGAAAGCACAGTTTTGtcttaagagaaacagaaaaaaagaagtccaTCCATAGTCATTTTTTGTGGACAGACCTGGTtctatttccccaaagaaaattatctgatttctttctttaataacaGAGACAACCAACAATAATGACATAgaattatatattttcctttctcatctGGGTCACTGAGAAGTCAGGCTTCCCCCattctttaatgaaaatattacaaAGTAACAAGCATGAACCCtataatttaaagcaaaaaataaaaatataagccaTCTTGTGCATTGGTTACTTTCCCTTAGTAAGGTAAGTTGTAGAATAGTACTCTAGGAACATTGGTTACAGTTAAGTCAATTTTTACAGCTCAAGGAAGAAACTTTATATGGAAAATGTCCAAGAAtgcttctatttaaaaatataagatttgTTAAAAATTTCTTGGAATCCTGGCAGAACAGTGGAGAGAACCTGGACTTACTTCTTGCTTCAAACTTGGCTATGCTGCTCAGAAGTAATTTCACCTTGGGAAAGTGATGATCTATGAAttaaatttcctcatctataaaaatgtGATGAAAATACGCCAAGCACTGGGttgttaataatgaaaataacatatGTAAGACACTTGACTCCATCCCTGGCACAAAGTAGGGgctcaataaatgtaatattCTTCTTACCTTGGGGAAGAAAAAGCCTACTGAGAGACAGGGACTCTAATGTTCATAGAAGCTCTATAAATAACAGCCccaaatggaaacaacccaaatatgaCAGCCCCAAAAGACCATTGATAGtagactgaatttttaaaaagttggataATCATACTATACAATACTATGTAGCATGAACTACTCATAAACAGTAAACTATAAACATAAACTATAAACTATAAACATAAACTGTAAACGCAAGGATAAATCTCACTAACACAATGTTAAGTGACACAGAATAATACATACTATATAAGTCCATTGAAAGGTCAGAAACAGGCAAATTAATCTACAGTGATAGAGGTCATAAATCTTAACCTTTTGGAGGGAGATGAGATTAGAATGGGGAAAGAGGGAGACTGCCAGGGTACTGGAAATGTTGCCTTCACCTGCATAGTTGTGGTCATTAGAGGGGTATACGTATGTACAAATTCATCAGACTGTATACTTAAGATTTGCACATTGCATATGTATATCCTTTACCTTTGTACATGTATAAATAgcacatcaaaaaaaaacaaaaaccttctttTTGCCCCAGGAGCTAGATTTTATATCAgtatcaaatttatttattaggACAATCTCTGGCTCTAGATATGACATGCCAGTAGCCGGCTAtcttgcaggctgcagtctgtcCCTTGTAAGTGGCCCCGTTTTAGAGCTGGCCTGGAGCTGACAGGCATATTACAAGGGTCATGCTCTATCACCATTGACAGCTGGAGAGGCCATCACATGCCATCAGCAACAAAGCAGAGGGAAAACCAGGCGGCGGACTGTACTTCCCACCCTTCGGCTGCGAGGCACAACCCCAGCAATGGAAGGATTAAAAAGCCTCTCAATTTAAAAagacagggggaggggaggggagtgtgggCTGCACAATTTATAAATAGACATTACCAGAGGCTGCCTGATTGTGAAGTGGTTGTTTGGTAAATCTTTCTCCTTTAAGGATTCCATTATCAGAGaccatttgaaaacatcagtttcGTTTTGTCTCTTGGGGAGATCCCGGGTTTCACCAAGTCAGCCCTGTTGGGTGACATTGCTCTCTGCTAGGTTTAGGGACAGGCCCTGGATATTCTGAAGCGCCTTTACATGGAGCacgaagatgatgatgatgacgatgtGTCTTTTGCCAAATGGATGAGCAGCTTCTGGGGTCACAGCTGGATAGAGGAGGATGAGCGAGGACTCCGGGACCGCCGTGGATCACAAGACGCCAGTTACAGGAAAagctccctgccctgcccagtgAGTTGTTACAATGGAACCAGGGGAGAACCAAACTAGGGGAGGGGGGTTTCTCTTCGGGTTTTTTGAGGGTCCTATGATATGAAGTTTTCTTTGGTGGAAATGAGTACTTCCAAACCTTTTTTTATATTCACAAAAAAcccttttatcattttatcttgTCCTCCAAGGGAACTGATTTTCATCTATTAAGTAATGATTCCTTCATTTTTAGCAACCTAAGATATATTTGACTGCTACTCCGAGCTCCTGAGAAGCCTGGGATAATCCTATTGAGTGGTAATATAATCCaagccaaaggaaagaaagaaacctgatGGTATAGTCTTTGTAGCACTGATGTGGATCACTGTTTGATCTCCAGCACTCTttttgaaatactgaaaatagCTCGACTGTTTGGTGGCATCTAAGGAATTGGGGATGCTACTTAATAAATCACTACCCCTGATAAATTTGATGTACTCTTTCTTCTGGTTCTCATTTAGTTTCCTGGTGGGAGAGAAGCCAACATCTACCACCCTTAGCACTGTTTTTCCACGGCTAGGCAGAGGACAGGAGAGCTCTTGAGAGGAGAATGGGTGGACCTGAGCAGGGGTGGACTCGGCAGTGGGCACACGG is from Cervus canadensis isolate Bull #8, Minnesota chromosome 27, ASM1932006v1, whole genome shotgun sequence and encodes:
- the LNP1 gene encoding leukemia NUP98 fusion partner 1 isoform X3, whose amino-acid sequence is MEHEDDDDDDVSFAKWMSSFWGHSWIEEDERGLRDRRGSQDASYRKSSLPCPLIPLPHCCRKVLLIKKFPVLPRMMSSASHPRRDQRAERREMRESAGFWK